The Macrobrachium nipponense isolate FS-2020 chromosome 1, ASM1510439v2, whole genome shotgun sequence genome includes a window with the following:
- the LOC135218784 gene encoding uncharacterized protein LOC135218784: MAFRKFSSCKGFPSLMLSDNATTFVAASEYLKTMADSPLFQNHLENIECKWKFIPARAPWFGAIWERLIGLLKTCMKKVVGRALLSYDELSCILVELESIINDRPLSYTSGDLDQKEILTPNHLILGRKLRSFPKETINWEEVSEDPLYSKTENVEKRFLYISKLCDQLWKRWEHEYLISSRETHRIGVQHNSWPKIGDVVLVHEEGPRNKWKLGQVIQVHVGSDNVVRVATLKTSHGQIMHPIVKLYPLELWQEVETPDPAKIPEVSTRPSRKAARVAAETRKDLIQKGLL; encoded by the coding sequence ATGGCCTTCCGGAAGTTTAGCAGCTGTAAAGGCTTTCCTTCACTAATGTTGAGTGACAACGCCACTACTTTCGTAGCAGCATCTGAATATCTGAAAACGATGGCAGATAGCCCCCTTTTTCAAAACCATCTGGAGAACATCGAGTGTAAGTGGAAATTTATACCAGCAAGAGCACCTTGGTTTGGTGCAATCTGGGAGAGATTGATCGGACTATTGAAGACCTGTATGAAGAAGGTAGTCGGTCGAGCTCTTCTCAGTTATGATGAATTATCCTGCATTTTGGTGGAATTGGAATCTATCATAAATGACAGGCCACTAAGCTACACATCGGGGGACCTTGATCAGAAGGAGATTTTAACACCTAATCACCTGATCTTGGGTAGAAAattaagatcctttcccaaggaaacaaTTAATTGGGAGGAGGTATCTGAAGATCCATTGTATAGTAAaactgaaaatgtagaaaagaGATTCCTTTACATATCCAAATTGTGTGATCAATTATGGAAAAGATGGGAAcatgaatatttgatttcttCAAGAGAGACTCATCGAATTGGAGTCCAACATAATTCTTGGCCCAAAATAGGAGATGTCGTCCTCGTACATGAAGAAGGGCCAAGAAACAAATGGAAGTTGGGTCAGGTGATTCAGGTGCATGTGGGGTCTGACAATGTAGTTAGAGTAGCTACCCTCAAAACCTCCCATGGTCAGATCATGCATCCCATTGTGAAATTGTACCCGTTAGAGTTGTGGCAAGAAGTTGAGACTCCTGATCCTGCCAAAATTCCTGAAGTGAGTACCCGACCATCCAGGAAGGCTGCTCGGGTGGCTGCAGAAACTAGAAAAGATTTGATTCAAAAGGGACTGTTGTAA